The genomic interval AAGATATTGACCAGTCTAAATGGCTGATTAAGACAACAGGGTACATTGTGGTTTTCAGTTTACAATAAACGAGTTTGAGCTCCAAACTGCATTAAACTACTAAATGACACCATGTTGAAATATAAGGGGAGTCCTTACTAAAACATGCATCTCCCAAAGAAAAAGCAGCACTGAGAAGCAGGAACATCGTTAACACCCCCATGGCAATGTTGTCCTGAAAACCGATGAAGAACAGTTCCTGTCAGAAGCCTTACTAActggcaaaaagaaaatgaccatgactaaaataatttgtttgtacCAAAAACATGTTGCTATAGAACACCAACATCTGTCCAGTTCCTCCAAAAGTTTGATTACCAGGACTCAATTAAGATTTTAATGAAAACTGAAATACTACTGATTCTCCAGCAACGGTCTCCTCCACAATATTCAGGTGAACTCCTCCACAGTGGAGGAGACTGTTGCTGGAGTTCCAGTAGTATTTCAAATTCCATTAAAATCTTAATGGAGTCCTGGTAATTTTAACCAGGAGCAACCACAAGGAATATATTGTCATTCAGAACTTAGACAAACTTTAATTAGAATGACACCTGTTGAACACTCACCTTCTGAGCACCTCAGTTTATCACACCACTTGTTAAGGCCTCTTCTAACACCTCCACTGAGTCATCCTGTGATGTGAGTTCTGTAGCTCTTCTCCTTCTTAAGGACCTGAGATGAAGGTCCTTCATTACTGGGCAGGCTTTATCACAGGAGTCCCTAATTAAGGCTTTGTAAACTGATTGTTTGAAATGTGAAcgactttttcctttttttgaaGGCTTAAATATAAAACTGACCACAGTAGAAGTCCTATCCCAGGTcagtgtacatacatacacaaaaggAAATCGATACAGTGGAGAGGATACTGCCTGAAATCAGTTTCCCAAAATTATTTTCAGTACTCCACATCTGGAAGACAGCAGGGGTGGAAGAGTCACTGAGGGTTGGAAAAAGGCTCAATCATGTTCTGTATTTTGCCAAACAATGTCACACCTGTGTCACAGAGGAAGGAATATATAACCACATTTTTTTCACtagatttaaatatattttataattgtaGATTTTGGTAGGAATCTTTAAGGGATGCAAGGCTGTTATAAAATATCTTCAGAAAATATGTATAGACCGTTTAATGTCAGCAACACCCCTTAAGAACAAACATTTACTGCAGATAATTCAGCGTTCAACTTCAGCATAGTGTGTTCATTGAAGATGCATTGTTGGTTCCAGTTGATTTATCTTTTTAATAAGCACACAGAAGAAAATGTTCTCACAAATATCATTCCAGCGATGTAAATTTGACACTCAATTCTGCAGTAATATATTGTGAAATAATTGATTTGTTAGTTGATCAGTGAATGGTGATTGGCTTACTTCCATATTTCATCTGAATACATGGTTCAATGGTGCAGTTCAAGTTTGGTTCTCCTTTTCACCTCTACCCATACAATCactgttgctctggataagagggtCTGATAGATGACTACAACGTTTGAAATGTAGAACACCAAATAGCAAAATGTGCCAGAACAGTTTAAGGTCACGATGCTGGTCCAagacaaaaaatttaattacTTGGGTACTAGTCCACTATAGGACCATGTCAGTTCAGGTGAAGCATGTTTCAAGTCACTGTTCCATTAACTCATTAACAGAAAACAGGGTACCTTTACAAAGTGTGCCTGGACAGTATCAGAGCCCCCAATCCAGGCAAGGGAACCATCTGTCAACTGCAATAGAAAGCGGGACTCCTCTGGGCTGTGAACTGACACCAGGTTGGCCCCAAGGGTGAGACAGTGGCTCTATAGGTAGAGCAGACCTCATTAAACATTGGTTGGCTAGTCTTTTTACATGTTATTTCAATTTGGCCACAACCACTAATGCCCTTTGAAACGGTGTAATACTGTTGGTCTTAACCACTGGCTTATTCATAAAATCAACAGGATAGGATTATCTTGTCGACAAATGCTTTTTAACTATGAAATCCAAATGAGTGCCTGGAATAGATTTGTTTTTACACTACTGAGTGTACAttgttttttgctttttcaCCTTGTCTAgtattttaaatacacaaagaaaatgtcaaactgGATGAGCAGGTTGATTTCAACAGAATCTCTTCATTCAGAGGGGAAGTTCGGAGTGAAGTTGTACCTCTGCCTCCATCCATGTTCTGGGAGTCCTAATAAACTGGAAGCAGCGGGATTGAAATTTCACCCATCCTTGTcggcatgtttttttctgtgaacCGGTAAGGACAGGATACAGGACGTGTTTGTAGCTCCAGCAGGATTTTTAAGTAGTCCAGACTTACCTACAAATGAACTTAAGTTACAATGTTCATATAATAGTCAGATCACGCCCTTTAATGTTAGAAACACAAAAGCAATGAATGAATTACCCTCCTTTGAGCCAGCCAGCGTGAAGGTGGCACTGAGAAGCACGATCACGGTCAAGAAGGTGAGTGTCCTGAGAACGCAGGTTGACAAAGACTGGTTTATTCTACAGCCACACGTCTGAACTTTTAGAACGCAagcctgctgctgaccaacagTTGCTGTCCCAGCTGACATCTGCCACCACACCCAGTGTATTTCAAGACTACCATGTCAGAGGCAACTAACCATGGCTAAGGCATCATATAGTCAACCACCTACAGTGGATCACTTTCAACAAGACCTTCAGGGCACTAAGGAATGAACAGGGCATCACTTGGGaagcagacagaaacagaacactcaccgattaagcACCACAGGTTACTTCACGTTGGTTCTCTGCAAGGGTCTTGACCGCCTCTCACTGCCTACTGCTTCTTTTAAAGGTCCTGTCACAGGTGGGATGAATGCTCTGGTTTGTTTTGCCAGGTGCTCCTAATTGAAATGTGGCAAGGGCTCAATCACAGCTTTTGCCTCAAAATCTTGGGCGGAAAGACTGCACTTAAAGGTCAGTTCTTTCGTTGTCTGAATGTTGTCCAGAAAAGCTTTGTTCATGAAAGCAGAGTTATGCCTTCCCATTTCCACTCAAGCCTACTGTCAAATTACTGGTGAGGCATCAGCCAGCAGACATGCTAACTGGAGCAGACCAATTACCTAGTTGTAGGGCCTGTTAGCCATGGTAAGTGAAGACAAAACTGGAAGAGGATGTCATGTCACACTGGGACCTAGCTGGTTTCATTAACACTAAGCCGTTTACAGACCCTGGGTATTGTGCAGAATGTTCCCTATGCCATTTTAAACTGATTTTAATTGCAACCCCTCAGGTCATAAGCACATGGTCCTCCCACTCCAGTTCACAAAGAACCACCTCAGATTGTAGGTTTGCATTGTATAgaaggaatacattttaatgcagaGCAGTATCATGGAGGCAATAAGTCTGGCAAGAGGAATGTGTGCACATGTTTTATTAGTCAAATCAGGAGCACTCACAAGAACATTCATGCTTTTGATTATCCTTAGTCTGTTCAGAGACACTGAAGTCTGATCCTGCCAGATCTACTCTGTCCTTAGAGAACACTGGGAGGGAAACTTCATTCCACATGTAGATGACCACTAGCAGTGTTTTATTATGAGTATTTTGTTTCATACTTTTATTTCATGGgacttttatttttacattatgcTATCTGCATGGGGGACTaatctcgcacacacacacaaaaataaaataaaattaaaaatattacacaaaaaaaatataaccaAATATACACCAATAGCTTCATGGGAAGGCACGTTACAAGACGATGCACGTTCCTACGACCAAGTTAAGTTAATGGCGGCAGCCTTCCCTGGATCACCACTCTTTAGCACCCTTTGATATGCGGAGCGAGGTATGTGTTTCATTGTAGTGTACTATTTCATATAAATTCATTTCATACGTTCATTTCACATGATAGCTGTTACCTGCTATGCTGTTATCAATgtgatgctagctagctaaagtgcATTTGTCAAAGGATTATTTTGTATCTGGCTAAATTGCCTTTGTTATTTTTCCCTTGAGTTTTCACGGTGTTGGTGCTATGCACACTCATCTGGATTAAAGAACACCCGTATGGAAACACTCCCAAGACTGTTTATTTCAAGTTGAAGGGCTGCTACACCACATGTTGCATCATTCCAGTGTTTCTCTGAAGAATAAGAAATGTATCAGATGCAGCATGCAAACAAAAAGTCAGATGACTAAACCTATAGTGGATCTACAGTACCTCCATAGTTCATCTGGATACATGGCCTTCTGGCAGGATCAAAGTTCTCCGGCTTTCCTTTGGCCCAGTTCTTGTAATTGAATTTGGAGCCATCACTCCAGGACCATCGTCCATcatgtgtgtggaggggggggcgATCAATGAAGATCAGGTGGTTTTGGAAGTTGCCTTTAGCAAGCACATCCTGAATCTTCCCACTACCATCTACACATAAATTAAAAGCTACTCCCAAAATGTGCAGAGTGACCAAAAATGCTAATGGAGAGTCCCTGTAAGCTGACCGTCAAGCATGATTCAGGTGTAGACGTGGTTCATAAGGTCCTCTAAACCTACATTTGAATTGAGATGTTACCCTAGACTTCATGTTCCTAGTGAGTCAGTCCAAATATACTCTACCTGGGCTGAACCTCCAATCCAGAGCGGGAGGCTCACAGTCTGTGTTAGTGCCAGCAGGAACTGGAATTCCTCAGGGTTGTGCACCGATGCAAAGTGTCTAGAGTAGCTGTCGGAATCATGCTCAGACTCTAGATTCTGGCCCAGAGACACAGTTGTGCTAGAATAAGAGGTAGACCAGGACAAAGAACAAGTTCATTGTACAGTCCAGTTTTACTGTCAATCCTCAAACCTTGTGCTGTGAGTTTCAATAGACCAGGCTGCGAGGTGAAAAGCCTTAAGCTTATGGAAAGGTCCAGTTGAACAAAGCCCTGGTTTATTGGTTTATTATTTAACTGGAGCCCTGCCCATTTCAGGAACTTGACTTTGGTTAATTCACAGAACAGTGTTACCTCTGCTTCACGCCAGGTCGTCGCAGTCTAGTCAATCAGGAAGCATTGTGACTAAAACTCAAACCATCTTTTTGGACACTTGCGCTTACCTGAGAACAAATCCCAGTCAAATGAATGTTCATTCATCACATCACATCTACTACAATGAAACAGGAACTGTGCTGTGAAGACTGAGGGGAACTATAGGGAGAGTACAGGAAATGGAACTAGTGGCCGCACAACATATCCCATACAGTCTATTGGATGAAATTAAGTCCCTCCCCCAGACCTTGTCCAATAGGTTTGAAGAATGACAGGTACAAATTTGAGAATATACTAAAGGGTTTGTTTCATCACCATTTCTTCCTAGAAACCAAGAAATATAACTGACAACAGCCTGAACCTGGTCAACACAATGATGTCAGATCTCTTTCAAGGGCATAGCTTAAAAATGCACAGACTAATGTTCACCCCATCATCATGGAAGTGGACCCAATTACCCCATTGCCTGCATCACCCAGAGCAACGACAGCACTGAGAAGCAGAACGGTCAACATGGTCACGGTGAGAGAACTCTGAAAGACAGACGAGGAAGAGACAAACAGTTTCAGAAGTCACATTAATGCAGGCAAGTGAAGCAGTTCCCTAATATCTTCCAGCCTGCGGTACAATTaatctaatttatttaataataaaaaaatcaaacatcaCAACTGCATCACTCAGTACTCTGAGTCATTCTCCACTCCTTTTTAAGGACCAGAAACCGATGAGATGAATGTCCTGGATTACTGGGCAGGCTTTATCACAGGTGCTCCTAATTAAGTCTTGGTAAACTGACTCCTTTTCCTGTTTTGTCATTGTCAGTCCTAAAATCCATTGGAGGAGGTAACAAGGGAAGGGTATTCTCATCCAATGGGGTTTTAGGAGAGGACACAATGATCATTATATTGAAAGCAGCccccttcttttttttcagcAAAGTGGAACATTTGTCTTTAATTGATTTGATCAACTATGAAAAATACAGACCAACAAGATCTTTGATCGGTCTGCTaataagacaaaacaaatgatgctGCCTGTCTGAATGCAGCCTCATCTGACAGATCTTGCATTGTGATATCAACACATATCTTGGCAGAGTCCAAAAAGAGTTGGTTGATTTTCTTACAGATTATGTACTGAtcttcagcaaaaatgtaactCTAAGCATACTTTGGTTGACCCTAAAATTCCTACTCTTAAGTGTTTAGGAGACATGTGGTTTCTACCTCTAACACCTTGACATTGAAGTTTTGTAGGAGACAGTCATGAGATTTGTTTTAATACATTACATAGCACTTCTCAAAGACCAAAAGACAGTTTACAATACATACAACTACAGAGAGCAATGAGACAAATTGTAACACAAAAAGCGGGGTTGGGTCAAACATAGGGCTGGGGAAAGCTTGTTTGAACAGAAGAGacttgaggtggtggatgaagagGACAACAGATTGGGAGTCCTGGATGAATTGTGGAAGTGCATTCCACAATCTTGGAGCAGCCCTTAAAAAAAAGCCCCGTCTCCAAAGCTCCACAGCTTGGAGCGAGGAATGAGGCCCGCAGTGGCAGAGCGGAATGACTTGGAGGAATGGTATTGAGGAATAACTTCAGAGAGATAGGGTGACAAATAAAAGACTGGACAGTGCCGGAAAAGCCATGGGTCCATTCAGAACTGGATGAAACTGCTTTCAAGAATGTTGCCCCACACATGGAAAGCCATTCAGAGCGATGTTAAGTTAAATGTCAAGAAATTTGAAATCTTAAACTGGGCCACATTCTAGACCCTGAAACTAACCATCAAGGACACTTAAGTTAAATAAAGCATGACAGTAGAGTTCAGCTGTTTTATTGACAACCACAACAATCAATAGGTAAACATGACAGAAACAATTGATTTCAATCACTTTGTGAGCAGACAGAAGCAAAGTGCTTTTCACATCCTTCATTGTTCCAGCGATGTTTATCTTCAAAGAAAACAGTAGACATTACTCCCAAATCAAGTATTCAATGAACTCCCAAGTGAGATTTGACAAAAGGATCAGTGAATGACTGTACCTCCAAAATTCATCTGAATACACGACTCTCCACTAATAGAGTTGTTAGGCATTCCTTCTGCCCACTGTTGGTAATTAAATCCAGAGCCATCAGTCCAGGACCAGCTCTTGTACTGTAGAGAAGCAGTGAGGTCTCAGCAGCAATGCAAAGACATGACATTTGTATTCAGAAAGTTCACAGGTTACTACAAAATGCAGATGCATTAGTAAGGCTAAAGACTGTTGGTCTTCAGATACAAAAGTTATCAATAAACATTGTATTATTTGCAGACAAACTACATTAGTAtaattttattgtaatattGACCTGGGGACTGagattattataataatgtCAAAGAGATTTGACATCACAAGCATCCTGACTCATTTCCAGATATACCCAAACAGCTTACTAAACTGGGAGCAAGACTGTCCCTGTGGACATGTAGTCAATGATAAAACGTGTTTTGTTACACCAGTATGACAAGGTACCTGACTCATCTCTGGCTGGCCACCATCAGTTCCTCCAATCCAGGTCAAAGGTAAATCAAAAGTCAACGCTTTCAGAAATATAGACTCCAGCCAGCTGTGTACTGAGGCCAGGTGTCCACCAAGAGACTGACAGTGGAACTGAAGAGGCAAAGACGGACAATGTCATTTAATAACCAGTGATGTGCGGTCGTGTTTATCCACCCCAGTCTAGAGTTAGGGGGCTACCTCCGCATCCGCCCAAGATCTTGGAGTCTCATCGAAAATGACACAATGGGAACCAAACTGGCGCCATTCCCCAGGGCACCCGCGTGGCCCTGTAAGACAACCATAAGGAAAAACATCTAAATTAGGGGTTGTAAAATAACTGGGTACATTCAAATACAAGTTTACAAGAGCCATGACTAACCAACAAATTGCATTAATCTGCTGAATGTTTCCCCAAACCAGTTAAATCACACACTATGCAGAAATATGAGGGCCACTCTTACGCCAATGTGGATCTCCCAGAGAAAAGGCAGCACTGAGCAGCAAGAAAATAATCAACCCTGCCATGGTGAGGGAGTCCTGAAAGAACAAGACAAATACCAGTTCTTGCCAAAATTAAGTCAATATTACACTAACACTAGCTACCATCTTATCCAAAGAAGATCACTGTAATCAGCACTTTAACCAAGACACTAAATTCACCAAACAGGGACTAGTGTCATGTGGCATAAAGACAGTGTAATCAGACCTGTTGACCTCTCACCTTCTGAAATGGTCAGTTATATCACTTAAGCCCTCTACAAACTTCTTCACTAAGTCTCCCTGTGATGTGAGTTCTGTGTCACGGCTCTCCTTTTTAAGGACCTGACACAGGTGAGATGAATGTTCTTGATTGCTAGGCAGGCTTTACACCATGTGTTCCTATTGTAAACTGATTATTGGATAGGTGAAGGATTAATTTTCCTCATTCAACATTCTCAATTTAATGCTCATGTCCTCTCTCCTGGTTTTATTAAAACCCTTTGGAGAAGGTTCTCATCCAACAGGGTTTGAGGACAGAGTACAATGAGCATGAAACTGACAGCTCCCCTGGTCTTTTTAAGGtagaaaagttgatttctttgaccaatcagatctgCACTGAAACATGTGACTTCTATATAATAAGAGAGACCAAATTGCAATTCCTGAACACAGCCTCATCTAACAGATAATACATTTCCTAGATTGGTATTGGGAACATTTCATATTCAGAGTCCAAGTAGGGTTTTTGTTGCTCTGACTCCGTAACTTGGGGATAATCTAGAGGGATAATACAGCATCTAGAGGGATAATACAACTCAAAATGAAGCACGTAAGATagtatcacatttatttatgaaaccctttttacaacagcagttgtcttGAAGCAGGTTTGTGGAATGAATAGACTAATTGAAACTGCCACATGCTAGACTCAGGAACTAACAATCCTCAAAGACATGACCTGTAAAATTAAGCCAAATGACACGAGAAATGTGTTCAGCTGTTTTATTGAAAACCACATCAACAGGAAGACGTCACAGCAACAGTTGATTTAACGGCTTCTGGAGCAGACTTTGTCGTGGCCGgaaaagggcaataattaaCAGGTAAACAGTCGGTCCATTAtgtctaaataaaaaaaaatctgattcagATGTATAGGAATGGGCTGGTGTTTTAATTACTTCCATTGGCAACCATTACCTACCGCGGGCCACACAAGTGtcttaaggtttgggttagtaAAATGGCTGGGACAATCTAAGGCCTGCGGGCCATTCTAAGCATTAACCCAACAAGCAATTGCTCACCAGCAAAAAGTAATGCTAAAAACCAAATACCTACAAAACATCTAGATAGTGAAATTACACAAGCAATGCTGCAGTAGTGTACAGAATAGTTTCAGGGTCTGACTTTTGACTGAATTAAAACGACCATAACCTGCAACATGCTAGAATCTGGAACTAACAACCCTCAAGGTCATGACATGTAAAATTAAGCCAAATGACACAAGAAATGTGTTCAGCTGTTTTATTGACAACCACAACATTCAACAGGAAGATGTCACAGCAACAAGTTCATTTAATGGCTTCTGGAGCAGACTGATGTAAAGCGCTTCTCACAGACTTCGTCGTTCCAGCGATGTTCATCTTCAAAGGAAACAGTAGAAattacaaacacagagacaggattCAATGAACTGTCACCTTAGATGTGATTGATGGACAAGTGAATGACTATACCTCCAAAGTTCATCTGAATACACGGCTCTCTGACACCATTATAGTTGTTGGGTTCCCCTTGTGCCCATTCATGGTAATTAAATCCAGATCCATCAGTCCAGGACCAGCTCCTGTCCTGTGGAGAAGTGTAGGTTTCAGCATCACACCCATGACATTTAGGCATTCATTAACTACACAAACTACCACAGAACACAAATCCATTTGGAAAGCTATAGAAACACTAAGACTGTTAACCTTTTCAGCCCAATCAACAAACATCTATATTATGGTGTCCCCAAACACAGACTGGCTCACATTGACATCATTAAACTACAGTACTGGTCAACTGAACAGGCTATTGAAGACATCACACAATAGTTCAAACAGATTTGACATCACCTTCTACTTGGAGGGTTTTCCAAGGATACCTAATGACCTTACAGATCTGGGAGCAAGACTGTCCCTGTGGAATTTTCTAACTGTGGTCATTCCGATGAAACTCATTTCGTTACACCAGTCAGACGAAGTACCTTTCTCAACTCTGGCCGACCACCATCATTTCCTCCAATCCAGGTCAAAGGTGAACCTACAGTCAACGTCTTCAGGAACCTAGACTCCTTCCAGCTGTGTAGGGAGACCAGGTGTCCACCAAGAGACTGACAATGACGCTAAAGAGGCAAAGATGGACAAGGTCATTAAACCAGGAATATGCAGTCAATGCTTTCCACACCCAAATATCTAGGGTGAGACTGCTACCTCTGCCTCATTCCATGACCTCAGAGTCTCTTCAAAACGGAAGCAGCGGGATCCAAACTGGTGCCATCCCCGATTACATCTGGATGGCCCTGTAAGACCAAAGTAAGTAAAACACTAGGCTACATGTAACCAAGACAACAGGGTacatttaagaaacatttcCAAGAATCAAAACTAATTCACAAGTGGCATTAAACCAGTCAGTCACATTGTTGAGAAAAGGGGAACCCTCTTACTCGCATCTCCCAGAGAAAATGCAGCAATGAGAAGCAGGAAAACCATTATAACTCCCATGATGTAATCCTAAgagaaaacaagacaaagaccaGTTGTCATCAAAAGGcttgctgaaattagcaagAGGAAACTGATCCCGACTAAAAGACTATTAACCTCCTACTTGGAGGGTTTTCACCACAGAAGAAGCTCAAAATTTACTATTGAACATCAACATTTTAGGTTCTATCCAGACTTACCACAGAATTTATTAACAGATCTCATTTGTTAGGAATGTACTGAAAAAAAGTCAATACTCTCTTTTCCACTAGAGTGGATCACTAGTCATCACTTTAACCAGGACATTAAATTCACCTCACAGGGAACCGCGTCTTTTGATATCAAGGCAAACAGTGTAATAAGAATGACACCTGTTGACCTCTCACCTTCTGAAATCTCCAACTTCACTTGTTAAGACCACTTCGGATCTCTCCACTGAGTCTCCCTGTGATGTGAGTTCTGtatctcctctcctttttaaGACCTGAAACAGGTGAGATGATTATCCTGGATTACTGGGCAGGCTTTGTCCCAGGTGCTCCTAATTAAGTCTTTAGAAATTGATTACTTGCAATGTCAAATACCTTTGTTTCCATCCACTTATTGAACTTGGTTTATGGGCAAAATCTAAAGTTTGCATATAATGTTGATGCACGTTTCCCAAGCCAATGTGCATTTACACCTAAACTGATGTGTAGCAAAAAAATCAGTTTCCTGCTAAAACACTTTGTCGCATGCATTCTaaattgtcaaataaaataacgGAAACGTTGAGTATTTCCATCGTTAGTTTTCTACTAGATGTTGATTCGTGCTTAAAAATGTTGTCAACACACTTTGCCCACTGGCTTTGCCCTGATAGCTGTCTAGCTAGTCCAACCCCCACAAAATGGAGTGACTTCATGAAGAATGTATTAATATTGGATacgttttcataattttttcattAGTCAGTTGAACGCCACCGTTAATGTCATCTTCTGGTCACCTGCCATCCAATATGTTTGGTACATTGTTGTATTTAGTCAAGAAACACCATAACCTCACCTGCCCGCCAGTACCAACTGCTGGCCGCTTAATATTTTCCTTTCTTTACCCTTCCCTGACACCTGACTAAATTATAACACATGACTGCAAACCTATTAGACAAGTAATTAGTGATATGTATATCTCTATCCATCCATCAACTAGGTCGACATATAGACAATCCACCCCTGTTGTACGTAAAGACGTTTGGTCAATGTTTCCAAAATCGAATTGGTGCTGTTTCCATCAAGCCTATCTTAACGTTTTTTCATTCAACTACTACATTCAGCTTCTAAAACCCAGCGTACAGATTGGCAAcatgacatatacacacacctttgtactataataaaataatttaaattattacatgttttttctttctgccggataacaagcatctccgaactgaccacatttcagcctttagaaacacaactgagccctagcaccaggtcttgtgaagctgtttgcaaaagcagatcaatatagaatgaaattgagtactttagaccataTTTcgccaaggtatggtcatgcgtattgtaaaatgccctatAGAAACTCCCCATAGGAATTTTGGTTAGACAAATTGCTGACAATAAAAGGCCTACTGTGTGGCAACCTCTTTGTGTAGAAGCATTATGAAATGATATCAAAAGGTAACACTCTGAttacttgtagactatttggattgtatgtcaggggttctgattcacagtccctgacaaaagtcttgtcGCTTGTGTCCAAATTGACCTGAAGTGCcgctgaaatatatttctaatcaagatgtctttacaagaaatggctcatTTTAATCCCAAcagcttttgtaataatgtttcagtgcaaaATGAAACTGTCAAAAAGTATTCTGATATTCACAGCTTGGTAaagcccattgagtcaatttttGCAAAGACATAAGTGTTGTCGCCTTATCATAAGAGCTTCACCTGTGACTAATAATGGATCAattaggtctcaggtgtgtaCAAAAACAACCCCAGTACACTAGACCTTCACATCAACTGCAACTAGACCTCTGCAAACATGCCTAAGATTCACCCTGAGACCACAGGTTTGATTATCAAGAGGCTGAAGATCAGATCCACTGCTGTTGTGGCAGACACCTTCAATGTATCTCAGCGTCAAGTacagttgataaaaaaaacatttgaagacacCGGAGACGTTTTTGACAAGCCCAGGTCAGGCAGACCCCGCAAGACAATTGCTCGAGATGACCGTTTGTTGGCTCAAAAATCCAAGGCCAGCCCCTTTTCCACTACAGCAGAGCTCCACGAGACCTGGTCACCTCAAgtccctgtgtcaaccagaacagTTTGTGGGATTCTGTCTCGAAATGGCATCCATGGTCGAATCAGTGCCCAGAAGCCAGCactaaacaaaagacaattgAAAAACGTGTGGCGTTTGCCAAGGCCCAAAGCCTGCTTAAAGGATGGATGCTGgaaaagtggaagaaggtggatttTTCAGATGAATCTTCTGTTGAATTACACCACAGTCGCCGCAAATATTGCAGGAGACCTACTGGAGCCCGCATGGATCTGAGATTCACCCAGAAAAC from Esox lucius isolate fEsoLuc1 chromosome 24, fEsoLuc1.pri, whole genome shotgun sequence carries:
- the LOC105007137 gene encoding ladderlectin-like, which produces MAGLIIFLLLSAAFSLGDPHWRPRGCPGEWRQFGSHCVIFDETPRSWADAEFHCQSLGGHLASVHSWLESIFLKALTFDLPLTWIGGTDGGQPEMSQYKSWSWTDGSGFNYQQWAEGMPNNSISGESCIQMNFGDKHRWNNEGCEKHFASVCSQSD
- the LOC105007136 gene encoding ladderlectin-like, whose protein sequence is MGVIMVFLLLIAAFSLGDARPSRCNRGWHQFGSRCFRFEETLRSWNEAERHCQSLGGHLVSLHSWKESRFLKTLTVGSPLTWIGGNDGGRPELRKDRSWSWTDGSGFNYHEWAQGEPNNYNGVREPCIQMNFGDEHRWNDEVCEKRFTSVCSRSH
- the LOC105007139 gene encoding lectin-like, whose protein sequence is MVPAGTNTDCEPPALDWRFSPDGSGKIQDVLAKGNFQNHLIFIDRPPLHTHDGRWSWSDGSKFNYKNWAKGKPENFDPARRPCIQMNYGEKHWNDATCGMKFPSQCSLRTE